The Fimbriimonas ginsengisoli Gsoil 348 genome window below encodes:
- the tig gene encoding trigger factor yields MEVTREELNPCTIKLTVVCDAEQVKVGFDKALKQIAKKIKLPGFRPGHAPKSMIEGLISRDELYETATDIIVRDSFKKALDQEEVHPDTTVRPTVELIKLDRDKPEAEYSAKVPLPPQVELGDYKGLPLEKTRIDVTDEELDQQIEDFRKRKQTRETVTDRGVETGDAAVVNIKAEGEEGEGRNFMTIAGQMFPALNEAMEGMKVEEMKNLELSFPENFQEKDWAGKTLKVQLTLNSLSGVKLPDVDDAFAQSLQTENVQDLRNRIREALASAKQQMVRDMSTEQLLEKLHERSTVHVSDNMWEALAAQRMQETAQEQQKAGKSMEQYAAENGMTVEALYDAWKSKAKMHIERALLIREVFTKEGMQLSNEELNRELYAMAGEYGVEAEQMFNMLRENNALDELQFRTISRKVSDFLEANAEITEVDPAAQAEPEAEPVAEAKPAKASKKKAEA; encoded by the coding sequence ATGGAAGTCACAAGAGAAGAGCTCAACCCCTGCACGATCAAGTTAACCGTCGTATGCGACGCCGAGCAGGTGAAAGTCGGTTTTGACAAGGCGCTCAAGCAGATCGCCAAAAAGATTAAGCTCCCGGGCTTCCGCCCGGGGCATGCGCCGAAATCGATGATCGAGGGATTGATTTCGAGGGACGAACTGTACGAAACGGCGACCGATATCATCGTCCGCGATTCGTTCAAGAAGGCGCTCGACCAAGAGGAAGTGCACCCTGACACCACCGTCCGCCCGACCGTCGAGCTGATCAAGCTCGATCGCGACAAGCCGGAAGCGGAGTACAGCGCCAAAGTGCCGCTTCCTCCGCAGGTCGAGCTTGGCGACTACAAGGGACTGCCCCTCGAGAAGACCCGCATCGACGTCACGGACGAAGAGCTCGATCAGCAGATCGAGGATTTCCGCAAGCGCAAGCAGACCCGCGAGACGGTCACCGACCGCGGCGTGGAGACCGGCGACGCTGCCGTCGTGAACATCAAAGCTGAGGGCGAAGAGGGTGAAGGTCGAAACTTCATGACGATCGCCGGCCAGATGTTCCCCGCGTTGAACGAGGCGATGGAGGGAATGAAGGTCGAGGAGATGAAGAACCTCGAGCTGAGCTTCCCGGAGAACTTCCAGGAAAAGGATTGGGCCGGTAAGACGCTCAAAGTCCAGCTCACCCTCAATTCGCTGAGCGGCGTCAAGCTGCCGGACGTAGACGACGCATTCGCGCAGAGCCTGCAAACGGAGAACGTCCAAGATCTGCGCAACCGAATCCGTGAAGCGCTCGCTTCCGCGAAGCAGCAGATGGTCCGCGACATGTCGACGGAGCAGCTACTTGAAAAGCTGCACGAGCGAAGTACGGTGCACGTCAGCGACAACATGTGGGAAGCCCTCGCCGCCCAGCGAATGCAAGAGACTGCGCAGGAACAGCAGAAAGCCGGCAAGTCGATGGAGCAGTACGCCGCCGAGAACGGCATGACCGTGGAGGCGTTGTACGATGCGTGGAAGAGCAAGGCGAAGATGCACATCGAGCGCGCGCTGCTCATTCGCGAGGTCTTCACCAAAGAAGGGATGCAGCTCTCGAACGAAGAGTTGAACCGCGAGCTCTACGCGATGGCTGGCGAGTATGGCGTCGAAGCCGAGCAAATGTTCAACATGCTTCGCGAGAACAACGCCCTCGACGAGCTCCAATTCCGCACCATCTCCCGCAAGGTCAGCGACTTCCTCGAAGCCAATGCCGAGATAACCGAAGTCGACCCCGCCGCGCAGGCAGAGCCCGAAGCGGAGCCGGTCGCCGAGGCGAAGCCGGCCAAAGCCTCCAAGAAAAAGGCCGAAGCCTGA